The Camelus ferus isolate YT-003-E chromosome 34, BCGSAC_Cfer_1.0, whole genome shotgun sequence sequence TGAAAGGGAGGACAGGAGAAACACAAAGGACAGGGTcaaggggaggcaggcagagaagacCCCCATCAGCAAGGgaaagaggcaggcaggaagaagagTCACTAACATGTCGGAGAGGAGAAGTGAGGGGAGCAGAAGGAGTCTTCGTCTTCGTTGCCATAGAAACCAAGGCTACCTTTGGGCTCATCCGGAGTGACCAGGGGTGGGGCAATGTCGGGCAGCTCCTCCTCTCCAGGCTGCAGCCCTGTGCCCCTCAGCTGGGAGACGTCTAGCTCCTCGGGCATCTCAATGGACACATCTGCCGGTGGAACGGCAGAAGGAGGGTCACCTGGACAACTCCGTGAGGCCCTCCTGAGAAAAGCACTCTGGGAATCTCAAGCCCCTGCCCCCATCTTGTGCTGTAATAAGGAGCTGCTCCAAGCAGGACCCATCGCAGGGGTCTCATGTAGTAAAAATAATCACCGGCCTGGGgggtcaggagacctggattccagTTCTAGATCTACCACCACCGATCCACAAGCCAGGAAGTGGCCTGCGACTGTGCGACAGAACCAATGTATACTTCCATGGGGTCAACTTGTCTAGGACATGAACTTAATCCTGCAATTCGCCAAGTTGTTAGGGGCTCATGAGACTCGTGATAATAAATTGTTTCAAGactatcaaaatgaaaacaccttaccaattatagaaataaaactatgaaaatcACTTTTGGTTgtaaataataactataaaaatcaaagaagccttaattttttttagtcagtgcttttcaaactagacacattttttttctaccttaaCAGAAGTACTGGAGATGGCCAAGCatggtgctctaccactgagctatgccccccaCTCCTGAAACTAGACACATTTTGACACATCTAAGGTAACATTTCCCCTCTCAGAGGAAAATTGGAGAAGCACTCGTTTAAGTATTAAGGCCTCCTTCTTTTTCTAGCACTTTCTGCTTTACCTCCCTCACTCATCCCAGCCCCCATACCCAGTTTCTTGGGCACCCAGTCTAGGCCGAAGGTGAACTTCTTGATCTGGATGACCAGGTAGTCAGGGAATGAGGCAAATCGCGTGGTCCTAGGGAAGAGAGAAAGTCCTGGCACCCAGAGAACATCTCCTGAAAGCCCCACCTGGGTTCAGCCTCTCATGGGTGGAAGACCTAAGAGCCCAGATGTCCCATATTCTTTTCCCGCCCTAGGCAGGCATCAGAGCCTCTGCAGACAAggagcagcagcaacagcagggGGCGCTGTCCTACCGTCAGGAGGAGCAATGGGGCAGACGGTGAAATCCCTGAGACCAAATCACTCCTTCACATTTAAGCTCATGCCAACGATGGGCTTAAGTGAGGCCCTTTGCCGGAAATCTCAGCTCTGTCCACGACTGTTACTAAGGGCCTGTGCTCTGCTGGGACAGGGGGAGTAAACGGAGAGAGGCTGTACCAGAAAGTGGCCCTGaccccctggggaggagggactgggcaGGACAAGGTGACACGTAGCAATCACCTGCATCCACTCCTGCTAGGGCTTCTTGGTTCCCTCAGGGCCAGAGTACCAGCCTCAACTGATACAAGCCTGAGATTCTGACCACAAAGGGACACGAGAATGCAAAAGAGGCCGACAGCATCTTCAGGGTTACCCTTACATAGGCCCGGACCCACAGGACTTACTTGACGGCTACGGACTTGGCCTGCAGGGCCGTGCTCCAGAAGTCGTCCACCTGCTCGGGGGCCCCGTAGGCCTCCAGGCAGGAGCTGAAGGGCACCTGGGCCCGAACCAGCTCTGGCAGTGGCAGCTTCTCCTCCTCAGCCTGCCGCTTCTTCTCCTCATATTCCAGAAGCTCCTCTGGTGGCAGAACCAGCAGGTGGAGCCTTCAGAGGGGgctgcctctttccctccttaACCTTGACCTACTGGCTCTGGGTCACGACCCCCTCAGCTCCTCCGCCTCCCCAGATCCACCTGACCCACACCCGGCTGTGATCCTGCCTCTCTCCCAACAGCTCTGCTGAGCAGGGCGGACTGGGCTCTGTTCCTGTGAGGCGCCCAGGCACTGCTCGCGGGCCTCAGACAGCAGCCCCGCGCGCCCAGGTCCCGCTGGCACCGCAGAGCACCCTACCTTTGTTCAGGGCCGCGTCCATGGGCACAGGCAGCTGCATGATGTAGTCCACGCGCTGGGTGTACTTCACCTTCTCCGTGGCCAGGCACTTGATCTTCTCCTCCACCAGGAAGCGGAACACTTCATTAGGATTTTCAGAGCTCCGGCAATTCCTCTATGGGAAAGACGTGGGGTTGGGAGCTCTGGGCAGCCAAGCCCTAGAATGGGGGCCTAAAAGAGTCACTGGGGGGTCAGGCAGAGGGGAGTGGAAGGGAGACGACCACGAAGAGGCAAAGGGATGCAGGAGCAGAGCGGAAGCCTTCCCTAATCACCCGCCCCCATCAAGTTCGGGCCCACTGCCGCCCTGTGGGAACGTGCCTGGACTTTCTTCACAAGCACTAAGCATCCTCCCAGCACTGTCTTCGGGAGTTCCCTTCCCTAGGCTGCAAGCCCATCAAGCGTAAGGCTCACGGCTTTGCTGCTCTCAGGGGAACCCCTACTCGCAGGAAAGGCTCAGGGTGTGAACACTGTTGGGTCACGGGCGAGTGGGGTGGGACAGAGGGAAGaatggggagcagggagaagggagcgACTCCAACTGCAGGCCCACGGGAGGAGGGTGAAGAGCGCCCCCTGGCCCCTCTTCCCAGGCCTCACCTCCACCATGTTGATAAGGTGAAGGAAAAACTCTTGGGCATCCTGCTGCCGGTTGGTGGAGAACTCGGGGTGACCCTTGCCAATGAGGGTCTTGAACATCCGAGGGGCAATGCCATCTTGAACTTCCTAGGCAGAGCCAGGGCAGTGATTCAGCTGGGGCCCTAGAGGTCACCAAGTGGCCTTCCTGAGATATCTCCCAGACCTCAGTGGCCCCACGATTCCAGAGCCTGAAAGGGACAGGGGCCCAGACTCACCTTCTGTTCTGGCACCTGCTCTCCATCACCTGACTCTGGTGCTGGCTTGGAATACTCTCCCGAGAGAAGGCCGTGGCCCAGCTTGGCCCTGTGTTAACATCCAAGAAACCCATTCAGCTTCTGTCAACTAATGATCGTCCGACACCAATCTATGCCTTTTCCTCCCTAACTCAACCCCTGCTCCAAGCCCTCCTGACACAACTCCCTGAAATGTGAAAAACCTTAGATTCCCCAGGAGACCAACTCAGGGCAGAGAGCATGCTCAGAAGGCAATCATCTAGCTGGCCAGGGTCTAAACTGCTGCCCACAGGCTGCAGGGCTCTCAACAGCCTCTGTGCACAGGGCTGGCTACATACACCTGTGTGCTGAAGTCCTGGGTAGGGTCGGTTGGGGCATTCTGGAAGATCTTCTCCAGCTTATCCACGTACCTAAGAGCCAAGGGAAGGGTAGTTTGAGGGGTTTGGCCCAGGctcagaggaaagggaagggagcaaTTATCTACTAGCTCAGTGAACAGGCCCCCTCCAAAGTGGGGAGGCACAGGGCTGAACCCTGCAGTCCGTTTCTTTCTGgcaagcccctccctcctcttcctccacttccCAACTCGGTCAGCATGCAGTATACTCCAGGCTCCTCCCCAAGAGAGTCAAGGGAAGGCGAAGACAGCCCAGGAGGATAAATACAGTTCAGATTCTTCGAACAGAACTTGTTCTAAAACGTTCCAAGTTTTCACACGTGCATCACGCCTTCCAGATTAGACAGCAAACTCATTTATACTGAGAAGTTGCCTATCTTCTAATTTTGTGTCCcaagccctcccctctccccaaaggcTCCGTGTCCACGTTAGGTGTTCATCTGATGTCACTGGCCTAAAATGAAGACCACCTGCTCACCCTTAATTCAGTCAGGAGGCCTCAGAGGGCCCTGGGATCTGGCAGTCAGCCCCCTCGGGGGGTTTGTGTGTGACCGGGTGGCAGTGGGACGGGTCTATAACCTGTTCCCCTCCCTGTGAACCAGGAACTACAGCTGGGCTAAAACAGAGGTCCTGAGGGCAGCCAAAGGAGGGGGCCTGGAGGCTGGCCGCTGGGAGGAGCCGGGGCCCTCGGGGACGGGGAGAGGGCAGCACTCACTTCCTCTGGAAGTCAGAGATGCTGAAGAGCACCTGGACCACCGAGTTGAGGTAGCAGCTGTTGCCCAGGTTCCGGATGCCCGTGTAGCCAGGCCCGAACAGGGGCTTCAGCGGTACCCCTGACTCCTGGATCAGCTCCCACTCGCCGATCCTCTGGTTCATATCGATCTCCAACTCTGTCATTGTCTTGTCCGTCTGCACGGGAAGAGGCACTTCAGACTGGCTGCAAAACGCAGCCCTGATCTTTTACGTTGATCTCTCACAGGGTAGAGGACGACAGCCAGCTGGAGCCCAGAGTTTGCTGAATTATGGACTCCAGGACTCTAGCAGGGGAGGCACACTGGATATCACCCAGTAGGAGTTCCAGAAGGCCACAGGCAATTGCCCCAGGGCCTGTCAAGCATCAGGCCTCTGCCTGAATGAGGGAATGAAACGAACGCTTGACTCCCTCCAGCTGAAGTGCTTCTCCATCCTGAAGTCACCCCTCTCACCCTCAGATCTCCACCCAAGCATCATTTCCTCAAGGACAATCCCTTGATCCCCTGCTGTAAACTGTTGCAGCGCCCCCTACAGTTTACAGTTATTCACGTATTTGCGTGAGCATGTGATTAACACCTGCCTCTCATCTAGAACATAAGCCTATGAGAGCAAGGACCACACCGGACCACATCCTGTCTTATTCATGGCgactagcacacagtaggtactcagtagcattcaatgaacaaataaatgattctaGAAAGTTTCTCACAGGAAGCTCACATATCTGGGGCCTGGGATCACTGGCactcctccccagcaccctgcctCAGCCTCGGGCAATGAAGGAGGGCCTGATGCGCAGGGATGAGAGAACTAGAGCAGAAGGGGTCTCACCTTCTGCATCTTCAGCATGTCGATACCAAAGTGGGACAGATGCTCGGCCAGGTTGGGGTCCAGGACCATGTCATCCTCGTCATATGAGTACACGTCTAATGCAGGAGGCAGGAGCAGTGTCAGAGGGGGTGGCTCAGGTCCGGCCTGGCCACCAACCCCACCCCTTGCCCTGCGGGGCCTCTGTGGAACAGAAGGACGAGCCCAGGGTCACCCTCTTTGCTCTGTTGAATGTCAGTGAGGACACAAGCCCTCTGGGACTGGCTGCCAGGGAAGATGGGGTGAAACAGGGTGAGGGTTGGGATTAAGTGTGACCCCACCCTGTGGGATGAGGTTCTACAGTGCAATGGGTTTGGAAGGATACACACTAATAGATAATGTCAGGGACCCCTGGGAAGGGGCCTGGGTTTGGGAAGTTAACTGCAGACAGGCTCATCTGCAACACTTTCACAGTTTATCGAGAGATGAACTCATGGGCTACTCGTGTCATATGAGATGAGTTAACAGTTAAGACCCAGGGATTTCTGCGTGGAGGCGGCTGGCGGAGGGGGGAGTACCAGCTCCATCGGGAGTGATGGTGCCCAGCTTGACAGCTAACGGGTAGCCCATCTCCCTGTAGTGCTCCACAGCGTGGTTGTTGCCCCCACTGCCGTCGAAGTAGCGCCGGCCACAGAGGATGGAGCCATCCGTCAGGTTGAGCCACAGGTTCTCCCTCATGTCACACTTGGAGCACTTCCAGCCGCTAACCCCGGGAGAAGAAAGTTAGCTGGAATACGGGTCAGGGTTTAGGGGAGTGGCGGAGAGAGGGCTCTGGGGGCCCCCGGCTGGTCCAAGacctctctcttctcatttcctcTGGACATCCCCTTGCTTCATTCAGCTCCCCCGCGTCTCCCCATTCATCCTGCTTCCGACTCTCTCTCCCACCAGATCCCCCGGGAGGGTGGCCTCTTTGCCTTGCTCTGGGGTTGTGCCCCGAGGCAGAGGGGCCAGGCCTCACCAGGGAGGGATTCGAGCAGGGTTGTCCAGCTGCTTGAGGTTGAAGGCATGCTTAGACACCTGCCGTACTTCCCCGTCCCAGGCCTGCACCTCCTGCTTGCGAGAGGCCGAATCGGCTGACAGTAGGGCCTCTACCGCACTGGTCACCTGGGGGAAGCAGAGGGTCAGAGACAGGACCCAGCCCACAGCCCTGCACGCCCCTCTAGCCCCGTGGCCTTTAGCTTGCTCAGGGCTTGCCCAAGACGTGACTGCTctggcccccaccccccggccctaGACTCTTCGGCAGGGTGGGCTGGTATTCATACCCGATCTCTCACGATGTCGGGCAGTCCCCCCAACCCATCCCGGGCTATTTCCAGATAATCTGGCAAAATGACGATTTTCACATCCTCATCATATTCAAACTTCTCCTCATTGAGGTTAAACCCGCCTTCAACACCTggtgagacaggaaagaagaggggGAGTAGGCTGACCACCACAGGTCGGTGCCAGTCCTCTGACACAGCACTTCACCTTGGCCCCTCCAGGGCTCCAGGGCCCATCTTGCAGGGGGCTTTCCTAGCAGCTCTGAGAGCTCAGGGAGGAGCACAGGACAGCAGCAATGCTCACCGATAGCTAGCCGGGTGGGCTTCTTGCGGGGAGGGTCTCCAGTGCCGGCAGTCGCGTCTTCCTCTTTCTGCAATGAGGCAGGAAGGGCAAGGTCAGTCATGAGCACCAGGGAAGGGATGAACAAGGAGGGTGGATGGGATGCAGTGTGGTCAGCTCGGAAGAGAAAGGAGCTAAAAAACACACGCGTTGAGTTTTAATGACACCAAGAGAAAGAGGTGAGAGGGGGTAACTGAGACCTATGGGAGCTCAGAACAAAGGGGGAGCCCAGCGGGATGGGCCTGAAATGTCCCCAGGCCTCGCCTACCGGGCGCCGGGTCCGCCGCAGGTGCAGGTAGACTCGCTGGCCTGTCTTGTtgaaatgtctctccacatactgttTCCCGAAGCCCAGGAACGTGTTCATGCAGATGTAGAGGCCACCCTCAGACTCCTGCAGGACAAGAGGCAAGGGAAAAAACACAGGGAGGATGAAGCCCGGCCAGGGGAAAGCAAGACCTGGGCTCAGAAACGGCTGGTTTCCAGAAGAAAGGTCTGTTCTTGAACAGTGTGTGGTTTCTGGCAAGTCATTTAGCCTTTTAGGACCTGGTACCAGGCTAAGATTCTGCCCACCCTCCCATGACTTTGATAACAAACAACAAGGACACCAGGCCTGAGCAACACCTATCCATCACCATTCCTCTTGCTCCTGGCTCCTTCTTTGGAGCCCTCCAGTCAACTGTAGAGAACTCTGTTTACCTCTCTCCTGGGGCCTAGAGatccagaaaataaatgaggatcAGCTACCATGGACTTGAAAAGACCTACATGTCGGACACTGAGCCTAAACCAGGGACACCATGACACACCCTACCTGATCTCCAAGATTCAGAAAACCTTCCAGACTGGCGGAGCAGAGATGCCGGCACCTAAACAGGACATCTAACCCCTGAGCTTGCCAGCAAACCCAGACTTTTTCTTTACCTCACTCTACCAGGCAGTTGAACCCTGGTCCACACtggtctcttccttcctctcctgctgaaGCCTGGCTCCAGGGGACCAATGCCTTGCCTGGGGCTCCCAGCTGAACCAGGACCCAGTCTGGCAGGGATATTCTCCAGTCGCCACCCTAATGCCTCCCACCCTGACCAATAACCAAATCCCCACTGAAGCTCCATCAACCTCCAAACTCAAAGCCAACCCCTTTCTAGAACAATCTAGCAACACCTGCTGAGACAGCTAGAACACATACAACCcaggaagaaaacagggaaagacaAGTGTCCACCGTAAATCACAGCTGAAGAAGGGAGTTGGGCTTCTCTTAAACCGAGCAAGTCTCCCAGTGCCTTTGTGACGAAAGtgatggagaagggagaggaggaaattgGAGACAAAAACAGTTTTCCCTCAGGTCCAAGCAACAACAGGCATCTTCTTCCTGGAATGAAAATCTCAGTGGCCTTGAAAAATTCTCTGCcatgaaatgaaaaataggaCACCATAAGGCAGTTCTCGGTCCCATAGATTGCTCTGTACCACTCCCTAGAAGACTGTGGATGACAACGTTCATGAACAAATAGAGCATTTCTTATCAAAGAGGTCAAATAAGCGCTCTTTCTACCATAAACCCAATTTGAAGATACTCAAATACGCCAGAAGTTGGTTAGCAAAGTCAACCAATGGAGGTCTCTTGACTTGGGCGAGAGAAGGCAAGtgtaataaaatgacaaaaacccCATTTGGATTATTCAAGCCATTAAGGAGAGACAGGAGTGGAAAGAGGGAGCCACTGTAGGTAATTAAAAGAAGGGAGATTTCTTTTGATAATGTTGATAATTAAGGAAAAAACCCTTTCCCTCCTGAGAAAGACAAGGCTTCACCAAGCCATACACTTGATAAACTGGGAGGCATGGGGAGCTCTGCAGTGATTAAACTCCTctgttggaaataaaaaaataaaagatgctgaATCCACCAAGGACTGGGAACCCTGGAGCTCTGCTCTGAGCAGTCCTCTTTTAGCTCTGCCAAAGCCAAGCTTTGGAGAAGCAGCACATTGTTTGAGGCCCAGATCCAAGACTAGCAAACAGAGCAAACCACAAATCACAGTGATGATCCTGAACTGGGCTTTAGATCATGCTGCTACACTCAGCACTGGCGATGCACTGATGAAGCCTTTCCACTCTGACTTGCAGTTTTCCCTGCCACGAGCTGGTCTGGCTGAACACCCACGGCAGGGCCCAGCAGCAGCTTGAGGGAGGGGTGGTGAGGGGGGCGGATCCCAACCAGGCAGCTGCCCTCTCAGTTCAGGCCCTGGCCTGGCCTTAGGCTGGTCTCTGCCCGAGGATGACACAGGAAGGCAGAAATGCAGGAAGGGAGGTACCGGGTGGAGCCTGCAAAACGTGAGGCATGGTGTGGGTGGCGGCTTTGTCTAACTAGTCAAGAGTGGGAGCGGGATGGGAAAAGGCCCTAAGAGTCCTCCACGAAGGAAACCATCTCTGAGGGAACACTTTCAAAAGGGTTCCCTCTGGCTGTGTGATGggcaggagaaagagagggggCTGCGGCCATAATTCACCTCAAAGGAGAAACGACTAGAGCTTTCTACCTCTTCTCTCTACCACCAGTgacccacctccccgccccctgtCCATATTAACCACGGGTGGAGGCTCTCTAACTCGGCCTTTCTCAGAACCATCCTTCTTCGTGGCCACTTCAGGCTACCAGGCACCTGGGAACTGCAGTACCCGCCGCTCCTACCCCAACCGGGCCCAGAACAGCGGGGGGTCGCCCCATCACTCCCACACGAGACTACAAAACCCGGAGAGCCATGCGCGACAGGCAaagccaactcccagctttcgcAGAGGTCCACGTGGGAGATGTAGTCCGGCGACCAGCGTGCTCCTCTAGCTCAGAACGGCGGTGAGGGGAGTGAGTGACTACAATCCCCACAGTGCTCCACGAGGCCGGGAGCGGGTGAGGCGGGCGCGGTGCCTTCTGGGGGCCGTAGTCACACGACAGCTCCCGCGAATTTAAAGCAACGGCAAGAGTAGCGTGGGAGACTACAAGTCCCATGGTGCACAGCAGGGAGGCGGTGGCCCAAGCCTTGCAGGCCCCGGCAGAATGACCAAGTCGATGGAAGGAAGTCGTGCTTGCTGCAGGCGTGGGGAATGGGCTTACCGGTGTGTCGAAGGAGAAGGCGCACTCGTCTTTGTGGACCCGGTCTCCAGCCTTGGGGACCCGAATCGTCGGTAAAACTGACAGCAGCGCCTCCTCACTCAGCTCCGCCATGACACCGGCAGCAGCTCCTCCACACACGGCGACTCCCACCGCTCCTagtcccccacccccttcccctccgtCCAATGAGCGCTACTGGTTAGGCGCCTGCGCGGAAGGGAAGACGCGCGAGAACGGCAGTTGGACGCAGCCTACCCACTATGCTCCGCCCTCTGCCCGCCTCTTGACTAACGCCAGTGAAAAGCGCTTCTATTGCAATGGATGGTCGAAAGAACCAATCCCACTCCTCCAGGGCAGAGCGCACGTAGAGCAGCGAGGTGGGCCACACAGTTTTGACTGCTGGGACGCTGGGACCCCCTACAGCCCCTTCGCGTGCCTTCCACGGAAGCGCAGAGACTGACGATTGTTCAAACTAGTCAATCCCAGAAACTTCCCGGGGGCTCGTCCAATTGGAAATTAGAAGGGCAGTTGTACTCTTAGTATTTGAAAAGCGGCTGTCCAATGAGGCGAGGTTTGAGAGGGTTAGTGTCGAGTGATTGCTAACTGTCTACCAATAAAGATTACTATCTCGCCTGAGAAGAATCTTCATAACTCTGTCTCCAGCTGGATCTGTGCAGAATAACGTAATAATtcatgattctattttttaataaaatcatatgATAATGAAACTGAAAGTCTCAAAAGCGAAAACTGGCATTCCGCAAAAATCTCGCTACGGACAACTCGCAGCACCATATGGAACAAAAGTCCCGTGATGAAGGAGGCGTCTCCCTTGGGCCAGCCAAACCGCTGCCCACTGGCTCCACGCCCCCATGATGGACGTCCTCTCAGCCCAATGACTTCCTCCACTGGAGGCGGGTCTCACACAGCGGGCCTATAGCAGCCTGCGTCGGCTCAGCCAATGGGGCCAAGGCAGGGGCGTGGCGGGAAGTTTGAAACCGCCTAGGG is a genomic window containing:
- the USP5 gene encoding ubiquitin carboxyl-terminal hydrolase 5 isoform X1 encodes the protein MAELSEEALLSVLPTIRVPKAGDRVHKDECAFSFDTPESEGGLYICMNTFLGFGKQYVERHFNKTGQRVYLHLRRTRRPKEEDATAGTGDPPRKKPTRLAIGVEGGFNLNEEKFEYDEDVKIVILPDYLEIARDGLGGLPDIVRDRVTSAVEALLSADSASRKQEVQAWDGEVRQVSKHAFNLKQLDNPARIPPCGWKCSKCDMRENLWLNLTDGSILCGRRYFDGSGGNNHAVEHYREMGYPLAVKLGTITPDGADVYSYDEDDMVLDPNLAEHLSHFGIDMLKMQKTDKTMTELEIDMNQRIGEWELIQESGVPLKPLFGPGYTGIRNLGNSCYLNSVVQVLFSISDFQRKYVDKLEKIFQNAPTDPTQDFSTQVAKLGHGLLSGEYSKPAPESGDGEQVPEQKEVQDGIAPRMFKTLIGKGHPEFSTNRQQDAQEFFLHLINMVERNCRSSENPNEVFRFLVEEKIKCLATEKVKYTQRVDYIMQLPVPMDAALNKEELLEYEEKKRQAEEEKLPLPELVRAQVPFSSCLEAYGAPEQVDDFWSTALQAKSVAVKTTRFASFPDYLVIQIKKFTFGLDWVPKKLDVSIEMPEELDVSQLRGTGLQPGEEELPDIAPPLVTPDEPKGSLGFYGNEDEDSFCSPHFSSPTSPMLDESVIIQLVEMGFPMDACRKAVYYTGNSGAEAAMNWVMSHMDDPDFANPLILPGSSGPGSTSAAADPPPEDCVATIVSMGFSRDQALKALRATNNSLERAVDWIFSHIDDLDAEAAMDISEGRSAADSISESIPVGPKVRDGPGKYQLFAFISHMGTSTMCGHYVCHIKKEGRWVIYNDQKVCASEKPPKDLGYIYFYQRVAS
- the USP5 gene encoding ubiquitin carboxyl-terminal hydrolase 5 isoform X2 — its product is MAELSEEALLSVLPTIRVPKAGDRVHKDECAFSFDTPESEGGLYICMNTFLGFGKQYVERHFNKTGQRVYLHLRRTRRPKEEDATAGTGDPPRKKPTRLAIGVEGGFNLNEEKFEYDEDVKIVILPDYLEIARDGLGGLPDIVRDRVTSAVEALLSADSASRKQEVQAWDGEVRQVSKHAFNLKQLDNPARIPPCGWKCSKCDMRENLWLNLTDGSILCGRRYFDGSGGNNHAVEHYREMGYPLAVKLGTITPDGADVYSYDEDDMVLDPNLAEHLSHFGIDMLKMQKTDKTMTELEIDMNQRIGEWELIQESGVPLKPLFGPGYTGIRNLGNSCYLNSVVQVLFSISDFQRKYVDKLEKIFQNAPTDPTQDFSTQVAKLGHGLLSGEYSKPAPESGDGEQVPEQKEVQDGIAPRMFKTLIGKGHPEFSTNRQQDAQEFFLHLINMVERNCRSSENPNEVFRFLVEEKIKCLATEKVKYTQRVDYIMQLPVPMDAALNKEELLEYEEKKRQAEEEKLPLPELVRAQVPFSSCLEAYGAPEQVDDFWSTALQAKSVAVKTTRFASFPDYLVIQIKKFTFGLDWVPKKLDVSIEMPEELDVSQLRGTGLQPGEEELPDIAPPLVTPDEPKAPMLDESVIIQLVEMGFPMDACRKAVYYTGNSGAEAAMNWVMSHMDDPDFANPLILPGSSGPGSTSAAADPPPEDCVATIVSMGFSRDQALKALRATNNSLERAVDWIFSHIDDLDAEAAMDISEGRSAADSISESIPVGPKVRDGPGKYQLFAFISHMGTSTMCGHYVCHIKKEGRWVIYNDQKVCASEKPPKDLGYIYFYQRVAS